The Streptomyces fungicidicus nucleotide sequence TGTGCACCCGCTCCCTTGAAACGCGCCTGTACATCGAGAAAGTAGTGCGACCGAGCCTATCGCGCCGGTGACGCGACTCCGTACCGGATTACCGTGCTCCACCGGCCGAGTCGTCCCGGGGCGCGGCGCGGGCGAAGACGAGCCCGCCGCCTCGCCCGCCGGGAGGGCGGGGAGACGGCGGGCTCGGGATACCGCGTCGTCCGCTGGGATCAGCGGGCGTAGTACTCGACGACGAGCTGCTCGTCGCAGATCACCGGGATCTCCTTGCGGTTCGGCTCACGGTCCAGGCGGAACGCCAGGGACTTGAGGTTCACCTGGAGGTAGCGCGGGATCTCGCCGTCGGGGGCGAAGCCGCCTTCACGGGCGATCGTGAAGAGGGTCTTCTCCTTGCTGCGCTCGCGCACCTGCACGACGTCGTCCGGGCGGACACGGAAGGAGGGCTTGTCGACCTTCTTGCCGTTGACCTGGATGTGGCCGTGCACGACCATCTGGCGGGCCTGGTAGATCGTGCGGGCGATGCCCGAACGCAGGACCAGCGCGTCGAGACGGCGCTCGAGCTCGATGACCAGGGCCTCACCGGTCTTCATCGACGTCTTGGCGGCACGCTCGTAGGCGCGGACCAGCTGACGCTCGGAGATGTCGTACTGAGCGCGCAGACGCTGCTTCTCGAGCAGACGGACCTTGTAGTCCGAGTTCTGCTTGCGGCCACGGCCGTGCTCGCCCGGCGGGTAGGGGCGGGCCTCGAAGTACTTGACGGCCTTCGGGGTCAGCGCGATGCCGAGGGCACGCGACTTCTTGACCTTGGGGCGGGACTGGTTCGCCACTTCTTTTCCTTTTCCTTTTCGGCTGCCTCAGGGTTACGGGAGGTCGCATCCGCAGCCGGGGAATTCCCCTCGGGTCCGCGAGGACCCTTGGGGCAGCCGCTCCCCTGGTCTGGGCACATACGTGCAGCACACGAACGGCCCACCGACCGGTCCCGGAAGATACGGGGAGGTGGTGGGCTGCCCGCGACACCTACGACGGTGCGCGACGCTCCTGGATCGAAGATCCGGCTGGATGTCCCGCCTGAGGCGCCGACCGGGGCCGGACACGGGACTCAGCACTGCCGAGGAGTCTACAGGGTGGTCAGGACCGCTTCCGACCGAGGTGTTTCCTGGTCCACTCCACCGCGTCCGCGTATCTCGCCTCCGCGCCGTGCCGGGTGGGCTCGTAGTACTCGCGGTCCTTGAGGGCGTCCGGCGCGTACTGCTGTGCGGCGATGCCCTCGGGCAGGTCGTGCGGGTAGGTGTAGCCCTTCCCGTGCCCGAGTTTCGTCGCGCCCTTGTAATGGCTGTCCCGCAGGTGGGAGGGCACCGGCCCGGCCAGTCCCTTGCGTACGTCGTCCAGCGCGGCGCCGATCGCCGTGGTGGCCGCGTTGGACTTGGGGGCGAGGGCGAGGGCGATGGTGGCGTGGCTGAGGGTGAGGGCGGCCTCGGGGAAGCCGATCATGGCGACGGCCTGGGCGGCGGCGACCGCGACGGACAGCGCGTTCGGGTCGGCGAGGCCGATGTCCTCGCTGGCGGAGATCATCAGCCGGCGGGCGATGAAGCGGGGGTCCTCGCCGGCCTCGATCATGCGGGCCAGGTAGTGCAGGGCTGCGTCCACGTCGGAGCCGCGGATGGACTTGATCAGGGCGCTGGCGACGTCGTAGTGCTGGTCGCCGTCGCGGTCGTACTTCACCGCCGCCCGGTCGACCGTCTCCTCCAGGGTGGCCAGGGTGATCTCCGCCTCGCCCTTGTCGAGGGCGGCCCCGGCGGCGGCCTCCAGGGCGGTGAGCGCGCGGCGGGCGTCGCCGCCCGCGATCCGCTGGAGGTGGTCCGTGGTGTCGTCGGGGAGGGTGACGGCACCCTTCAGGCCCCGCTCGTCGGTGAGGGCGCGCCGCAGCAGGTCGCGGATGTCGTCGTCGGTGAGCGGTTCGAGGGTGAGCAGCAGGGAGCGGGAGAGCAGCGGGGAGATGACCGAGAAGTAGGGGTTCTCGGTGGTCGCGGCGATCAGGGTGACCCAGCGGTTCTCCACGGCGGGCAGCAGGGAGTCCTGCTGTGCCTTGCTGAAGCGGTGGATCTCGTCGAGGAAGAGGACGGTCTCCTGGCCGTACCCGCCGGAGGCGCGGCGGGCGCCGTCGATGACCGCGCGGACCTCCTTGACGCCCGCGGTGATCGCCGACAGCTCCACGAAACGCTTGTTGGTGGCCTTGGAGACGACATAGGCCAGGGTGGTCTTGCCGGTGCCGGGCGGGCCCCAGAGGATCACCGAGGAGGGACCCGCGGGGCCCGAGGCGCCCTCGCCGACCAGTCTGCGCAAGGGGGAGCCCGGCTTCAGCAGGTGCTGCTGGCCCACCACCTCGTCGAGGGTGCGCGGGCGCATCCGGACCGCCAGGGGGCTGCCGGTCGGGTCCTTCTCCTGGCGTTCTTCTGCTGCGGCGGTGAACAGGTCGGGCTCCACGCTGAAACCCTAAAGCACCGCGCCGACAGCCCGGGGCGGGCGGTCAGCTGGTCCAGAACTCCCACCAGCGGGTCAGGATCAGCATGCCGATGATGCCGATGTGCAGGACCGGCATGACCCAGGTGAACTCGCCGAAGAAGCCCTTCAGCCAGCCGGGCGCGGGCAGGAAGCCCTGGCGGACGTTGAACGACGTCACGTACCAGAACATGATGATCGTGGCGACCCAGGCCAGGCAGCACCACAGGCACAGGGCGTTGATCCGGTAAAGGGACTGGAACATCAGCCAGGCGCAGAAGACGACGCCGAAGAGGGTGCCGGCGTTGAAGGTGAGCCAGTACCAGCGCGGGAAGCGGGCCCGGGCGAGCAGGCTCATGCCGACGCAGACGACGATGCCGTAGGCGACGAGGCCGAGCATCGGATTGGGGAAGCCGAAGACGGAGGCCTGGTCGCTCTCCATGACGCTGCCGCAGGAGACGACGGGGTTGAGGCTGCAGCCGGGGACGAACGTCTCGCCCTTGACCTTGGCCTCGAGCAGCTTGAACTTGTCGAGCGTGATCACCCACGCGGCGAGCACCCCGGCGGCGCCGGTGATCACCAGGAGCAGGGCGAGGGCCCGGCTCGCGCCCTCCGTGCGCGGCGCGGAGGCGGTGCGCCGCGGCGAGGCGGAGGGTTCGGGCTCCATGTCGACGTCCTTGACTGTCGTCTTGCTCATCACGCCGATTCCGTCACTGGGGGGTGTGGACCTGCTTCGGGCAGGGCCATTGTGCCGTACGGAACCGTGAACGCGCCGTCGGGCGGACATAAGAACAGACGGGTGTTCGCCCCTGGGCGTGGGGTTTCGGCCGACGTCCGTGGGACGCCCGCACACACGCTCCACCCGGTGTCCCCCGCCGGGGTGCCGGGGCGTCCGCGCGGTTGACGGCGAAGGCGCCGGGCACCCCGAGGGGCACCCGGCGCCTTCGTACGCCGTGTCAGCCGAGCCGTGACTCCAGCTCCGCCACGATCTCGTTGACGCCGACCGCCGTCTGCTCGCCGGACTCCATGTCCTTGAGCTGGACGACGCCCTCGGCGAGGTCGCGTTCGCCCAGCACCAGGGCGTAGCGGGCGCCGGAGCGGTTGGCGGCCTTCATCGCGGCCTTGAGACCCCTGCCGCCGTACGCGAAGTCCGCGGC carries:
- the rpsD gene encoding 30S ribosomal protein S4, yielding MANQSRPKVKKSRALGIALTPKAVKYFEARPYPPGEHGRGRKQNSDYKVRLLEKQRLRAQYDISERQLVRAYERAAKTSMKTGEALVIELERRLDALVLRSGIARTIYQARQMVVHGHIQVNGKKVDKPSFRVRPDDVVQVRERSKEKTLFTIAREGGFAPDGEIPRYLQVNLKSLAFRLDREPNRKEIPVICDEQLVVEYYAR
- a CDS encoding replication-associated recombination protein A encodes the protein MEPDLFTAAAEERQEKDPTGSPLAVRMRPRTLDEVVGQQHLLKPGSPLRRLVGEGASGPAGPSSVILWGPPGTGKTTLAYVVSKATNKRFVELSAITAGVKEVRAVIDGARRASGGYGQETVLFLDEIHRFSKAQQDSLLPAVENRWVTLIAATTENPYFSVISPLLSRSLLLTLEPLTDDDIRDLLRRALTDERGLKGAVTLPDDTTDHLQRIAGGDARRALTALEAAAGAALDKGEAEITLATLEETVDRAAVKYDRDGDQHYDVASALIKSIRGSDVDAALHYLARMIEAGEDPRFIARRLMISASEDIGLADPNALSVAVAAAQAVAMIGFPEAALTLSHATIALALAPKSNAATTAIGAALDDVRKGLAGPVPSHLRDSHYKGATKLGHGKGYTYPHDLPEGIAAQQYAPDALKDREYYEPTRHGAEARYADAVEWTRKHLGRKRS
- a CDS encoding vitamin K epoxide reductase family protein; translated protein: MSKTTVKDVDMEPEPSASPRRTASAPRTEGASRALALLLVITGAAGVLAAWVITLDKFKLLEAKVKGETFVPGCSLNPVVSCGSVMESDQASVFGFPNPMLGLVAYGIVVCVGMSLLARARFPRWYWLTFNAGTLFGVVFCAWLMFQSLYRINALCLWCCLAWVATIIMFWYVTSFNVRQGFLPAPGWLKGFFGEFTWVMPVLHIGIIGMLILTRWWEFWTS